The sequence AGGGACACGGACAGGCCGGTGCGGCGGGCCAGCTGCTTGAGCGTGAGCTCCTGCGTCTTGCGCGCGTCGCGGATGGTGCGGCCGATGGCGCGGTGCAGGTCGGCTTCCGGGTCCTGGGACAAGCCCTTCTTCTGCAGCGCGTTGCGCACGGCGGCCGTGAACTGCTCCGGCTCCATGGGCTTCTTCACGTAGTCGGACGCCTGCGCCTTGAGCGACGCGACGGCCGTGTCCACGGTGGGGTAGGCCGTGGCGACGATGACCGCGATGTCCGTGTCGTACTTGCGGATGAGCTCCAGCACTTCGGTGCCGGACATCTGCGGCATCATCATGTC is a genomic window of Corallococcus macrosporus containing:
- a CDS encoding response regulator, encoding MQIRILVVDDEQDNCDYLKLVLTREGYEVVTTTDPTQTVDILRGSDFHLVILDMMMPQMSGTEVLELIRKYDTDIAVIVATAYPTVDTAVASLKAQASDYVKKPMEPEQFTAAVRNALQKKGLSQDPEADLHRAIGRTIRDARKTQELTLKQLARRTGLSVSLLSQIERAESSASISSLYKIASALQLRMGELFGDT